CTGAATTTCTTCATTGGGCTTTTCGGTGGTAAGAAAAGCGGTTACTACATGGAACTCGATGAAGCCGTAGAAGCAACGAAAGATGCAGCTCAACAAGCTGCATCGAAAGCTAAGGAAGCGGCTCAATCAGCAGTATCGAGTGCTAAGGAAGCGGCTCAATCAGTGACATCGAGTACTAAAAAAGCAGCTGAACCCGCAGTAGCGAATGCTAAGAAAGCAGCTGAACCCGCAGTAGCGAATGCTAAGAAAGCGGCTGAACCTGTTGCATCGAAAGCTAAGAAAGCAGCGGAACCTGTTGCAGCACAAGCAGCAGCAAGCAAGAACGGAAAAAAAGACGCAGCACCCAGTGTTGAACCACAACCAGCTAAAGTTGAGTTAGTACAAACTGCAAATGGTGTTAAGGCTGAACCTGCTAAAACAACAAAAGCTGAAGCGAAAAAAGCAATTCAACAGCAGCCAGCTGAAACCACTTTTGCGCCAAAATATCTCGCCGTACCCAACACGACCAATGGTCGTCGGCGTCCTGGTGCAAACATGAGTTCTTTCTTAGACATGGCACGTCAGGTGAAAACCCCTAGCTAACTTTTTAATGTTTGTTAGGGTGGAGAATATCCGCCCTACTGTTCATTTGATGACGCTTGGGAAAGAGTAACATTTTTCACAAAAGCCAATCCGCTATATAAATGAAATACTGGGTCCCAATTAGTCTGTTCCCTACGAAATAGGTGAATGTGAGACTGAATGTGACCCAGTATTTCTGTTTGGTCTAAAGCTGTTTGGGCAAAAGGTGTGAAGTCTGACCAAATCTTGGCTTCTGGTAATTGTTGGTCAAGCCAACTCAGTAAGTTATTCCAATTAATTCTCATGGTATTTTGACTTGCCTGGTGAGCAATTTCTATCCCTTGCTGAAATTCATAGCCATTATCATAAAGTCGCAAAATACAACCCCTCTCAGGTAAATGTAAATCGCAAAAATGAAAGTAGTCTTGGGTTTGGGTTTTGCGTTCTAATTTACCCCGCGCATCCCTGTCTACAACTTCCTCAAATATGGGTAGCAGTCCCAATACCCGTCCTTTGACTTCTGACCAGTCAAAGCTGAGAGAACCGACTTGATTGGCATGATTGCGACAAACAAGGGTTGCTTTTGGGGTAAGTTGTTGGAAATATTTGACTTGAAAAACTTGAATTTTTTTAATTTCAGCTAATGTTGTCCAGAAACAGGGAATGTTAGAGTTTCGTAACTGTTCACCGTAATATTTTAGTTCTCCTATTGCCCCAGACCGATACAAGCGCCAGCCACGACTTGGTAGCATCAACCGTGCGCTGTAGGGGTCAATCTGCATAATCTGGGCAAATTGTTTCACGGCTTGGGTTTTGTGTTCATTGCTAACAGGTTCTAAGACGAGAACGCCAAGTTCCGCGTTACTGGCGTCCGCAGTTGCTTGGGAAATGGCTTGCTGTCGTTCTTGTTCCTCAATTTCTTGCAGGCGCTGCAAACCCTGACGTGCTTGTGTCAAGATTTTGGCATTGGTTGTATCACGCAACAGTTGCCGATAAACTTTTTCCGCCTCCTGATGCTTTCCCATCACTTCATGGAATCGTCCTATATAAAATTGCACCAAAGGATTTTCTGGTGATTCTTTTTGCAACTGTTTCAATAATTTGGCAGCTGTGTGATAATCTTTGCACTCAAGGGCGGTGGCAACTTGCTCAAGCATAATTGACTGACTCAATTGAATGCCACCGATTCTAACTCAGCTGCCACAATAGATAAGGCAACAATCGGGGCTGTCACTGCTCGCAAGATGCGACGACCGAGAGAAACTGGTTGAAATCTAGCGTCAATAGCACAGTCTAGCTCTTTTTGGGTCCATCCTCCCTCTGGTCCAATCGCAATGATCATCTCAGATGTGGTAGACACTTGATTGATTGCCTCTCTTAAATGAGGATAACTGCCACGCGCCTCACAAATATAACGATGAGTCGCTGTCTCTGTGACAAGACCAGTGCTAAAAGAAACAGGTTCTAATATCGTAGGGACAAAGGCGCGTTCTGATTGCTCTGCAGCTTCTTGTGCAATACGCAGCCAACGTTCGAGTTTTTGAGGACTGGGATTGAGTAAAGTGCGATCGCTCACCACTGGAGCAATAACGGCTACTCCCAACTCAGTACAACACCGTACTACATCATCAAATCCATTGCCTTTCGGCAAAGCGACCATTAGTGTAATTGATACAGGTAATTCGGTTTCTACTGGCAGTGGTTCTAAAACCTGCGCTTTTTCTCCTTGTAGCTGCGCCAACCACCATTTCCCTTTGCCATCCATTGCTATGAAGCGATCGCGCAAGCGCAAGCGCAAAACACGCCCCAGATAATGTTGTTGTTGAGGCGTGAGCAAGATTTGCTCTTGTTGTAATTGAGAGGGTGCGATCGCGATTCGTTGCAGTTGTGACATAGATTTCTAGGGATAATAAAGGCAATCCTCGTAACGCAATGTTTTCTTATGTCTCAATTTGGGAGCATCCCAATTCTGCCAAAACACCTTTGTTATTCTAATGAGCTTTTAGAATACCTTCAGTCTTACAAGCTGAACAAAATAATAATCTTACAGGTTATCCTGAAAATTGAGATTAAATCAGTAAACATTAAGGTTAAAAATGGTATCTACTGAGTTAGTGGAACAATTACGCAAACTCAATCGCGTAGATAAGCTCATGGTAATTCAACTTCTGGCTGCCGAACTGGCAAATGAAGAAACTAACTTGATAAAATCTGGTGCATCCTATCCAGTTTGGTCTCCTTACGATGCAGTGGAAGCTGCAAATATTATGTTAGAGGCGTTGAATGCTGAAGCTTCCTTAAATCATGACTAATCCAGCAAGGTATTCTTTCATTGCAACTGATAGCAGTTTGGGAGAAGCAAGCTTCAAGCCGTTTTTGCCAGTGACGTTGAATTATAAAGAAAAATCACAGGAAGTTATTGGACTTTTGGATACGGGAGCGATGGTAAATGTGCTTCCTTATCAAGTTGGAGTTGAATTAGGAGCAGTTTGGGAAGAGCAAACAACAATGCTTCAATTATCAGGAAACTTAGCACAGTTTGAAGCACGAGTGTTAATTTTATCTGCTACTGTTGGGCAATTTCCGAGTGTTAGATTGGTATTTGCTTGGACGCAGGCTACTCAGATACCACTTTTGTTAGGACAAGCGAACTTTTTCATGGAATTTAATGTTTGTTTTTATCGCTCCCAAAAGATATTAGAGGTGACTCCAAAACAACCATCATAAAAGGAAATGGAACTGTATCAACGGTTGTAATGAATTTGAAGGCAAGAAAACTGATTTTCTCACAAGGTAATCCTCGTAATGAAACGTTTTCTTGTGTTTCACTATAAGTCTACAAGATATACATTTAAACATTTATCTCTGGTCATAGATAACAGTTGTATAATTGAAATCGCGTTATGAGTGAGTAAGCTCTGATTCATCTGAAAAATAGGCAGCGTCATGATGGGAGACAGTGCAGACCACCAGTGGTTGACATCAGCGCGAGAAAAGTTCGGTGTGCTTACCGAAGTGGATGAGAAATTATTTCGTGCGGTGGTTGAAGGTAAAACGGCTGACTTTAGAAGCAACACCGATGAACTTAATGACCCTGCCAAATCTGATGAGTGGAACCATGAGCGCAGCTTCTCTGCTAACCGAATTGTTTGGCTGTGTACGAATACAAAAGCGCGAGAACTGTTGAGCCACCGGGGTATACATATTATCGGCGCAAAAGTTGAGGGAGAATTGGATCTGAGTTTTGCGACGATAGAGATGCCCCTCAAGTTTATGAGGTGTGCTTTCTCAAACTCCATTTCTCTTGAGCAAGCCAGATTACGCTTTTTGAGCCTAGAAGGAACCCATCTTGTCTCTGTTGTTGCTGCTGGAATACAGGTTGAGGGTTCTGTCCTCAGAATTTTAACATATTCGGCAGAATTCTTAGACAGAATTTTTCTGGAATCTGCTATTGTGTATTTGTAGCTTTCTGCAGGTGACAGAATAAACAGGAGTGTTTCACGATGAAAAATACTCAATTATTCGATATCTTCTTAGCTCACAATAGCAAGGACAAACTCGAAGTTAGAGCCATTGCTCAAAAACTCACACAGCAAGGTTTGAAACCTTGGATTGATGAGGAGCAAATTCATCCAGGAGATTCTATTCCAACAAAAGTACAGGATGGACTTGTTCAATCGCGTAATTTTGCATTATTTATAGGGTTACAGGGTTTTGGAAAATTTCCTGAAATTTGGGAACTAGCTGCATTCATCATGTTCTGTTCACAAAATAATAACCAGCGTATTATTCCAGTTTTACTGCCAGGTGTTAAGAAACTGCCTGAAGGGCAAGTATTCTTAGCATCAATACGATATTTACAGTTCCATCAGTCAATTAATGAAACTGAACCATTAAATGAATTAGTTCAGATTATTAAAAAAACTACAACCTCAGAAGAAAAATCCTTTAAACTTTCCACACTATCCAATGTAAGTCATGATGGCGTCTTGACTCAAGTTGAAGATCCGCATATTACTCAAGGATCAGTTACGGAAAAAGATAAAATTGTCTCTGACCTTATCGATAAATTATTTGATGCTTTATATAGTTATAAAATTGAGCTAGGAATTCAGAAATTTAAGGTGATTGCCCATAACTCTTTGTTTTTAAATGGAGAAATAGAACAAAGATTTATTAAAAATCACTTTAGTCCATCATTTGAAGTAGCCAATCGCTACAAACGTCCCGCGCAAATCATTTCTAGTAAACCTGGACGAACAAAAGTTGGATTGAGAGCAAACAAGGAAGATGGTAAAGAAATAATATATTTGATTGCTCGTAATGATAATTTAGGTGGATTACCTGGTGAAGTTCGTATTTTTTTTCCTGCTAATAATGAACCAGCTAAAATATCGGGATTAAGTTTATGATATGTAAATTATTGTTCATGCAAGTTTTGCTATCTATAAGTAGTTATTTTGACAATCGTTATCAGATATTCTCTACATTGCTCTGAAAAAATAGGTTTCTCCACATTAGACTATTTTGCTATTTTTCTGCTTAAAAGTTGATATTTATCGGTTTGTAAATGGAGATTCGATTCTATGGTAAGCATCAAGAAAATTGAAGGACTTAATCCTCTTGAATATCAGCATCCTGAAGATCGTAAGGCTCTACTGGCGCTAGAGAAAACACCAGGATTAGATTTTTTGGTGAAGAAATTTTACGAATTGGGGTTTGAAACTTTGTTGCGAATTGAGTTTACTGGCAGTAATCTTTTAGTTACCGATAGGGCTTTTCCTGAAATTTATCCAATTTTTGAAAATGCTTGTGATAATTTAGATTTAGACCCTAACATAGCACCACAGAACAAATAGTTTTTATTTTTTATAAACATCTTTCCGATGCTTGCACTGTAAAAGTTGCACGAGTTGACTTTCATCATCAATCTCATAGCGAACTCTATAATCACCAACCCGGATACGATACTCGTTATCAGAGCCTTTTAATTTGATAACTCCATCAGGACGCGGTTCATCTGCAAGATTTTGGATTTTTTCAACAACGCGCTCTCTAACATCATTTGGCAAGTCGTCAATCTGCTTTTGTACCGACTTTGAAATAACAATAATGAGCTTCACGATGCTTAATTTGAGCGGTTAGCAAGATATTCATTTATAGTCGTGTACTCACCAACTGCATACTCAGCGCGAACGGCTTGAATTTCTGCCTGTGTTTCTGTATCGTCTTCGTACAGCGCTTCTTCAGCTTCAAAAATTTGTTGCTCAATTATCTCTTGAAGTTGATGTTTTTCTTCTAAATTAAGGGAAGATATGACTTCTGCTAAAGCTTCCAAGGAGAGTTGTAGTTTAACAATAGCTGGCATTTTTCTCGAATTGGTTTTGTTGTTTTTCCTATTCTTAAACTATATAAGTTGGTTGTAGGGGCACAGGATGCTGTGCCTCTACCTTATGCTATGCGCTACAGATTCTTCAAGTAATCCAAAAGCGCCTCGTTCACCAAATTAGTCATCGGCTTGCCTTGACGCTGAGAGATTTCCTTCAATTTGTTGTAAACCTCATCCTGCAGGGTGATGCGACGGCGGGTTTTGCTTGTCGCAGTCGTTGTGTTAGCGTTAAGCGAAGCTCTGCCGTAGGCAATCGCCACTTCCTGACGCTCACTTTCTTCTGTCACTGGTGCCGTGGTAGAATCTGCCATCGTCTCCACCAAACCATCAGCATCGTCTGTGATTTCCGGCGGTGCAACGGTTTGAGATTCGTACTTAGCGGCAAACTCGCGGATGGCATCAAAACCAACTCTGTCGCAAAAATCACCGAATTTTTCTTCTGGCTGGCGCTGCTCTTTGAAGTACGCAAAAATCGGCTCTAGCTGGGTTTCTATGTCATTATGGTGCAGCCGCTCCATGTAAGGTAATGCCAGCCGGGTTTGATTGGGCGAACCTCCTAGCCAAACTTGGTAAGATTCGGGAGCACTACCTACAAACCCGAGTTCTGCCATGTAAGGACGAGCGCAGCCGTTAGGACAACCGGTCATCCTTACCACGAAATGCTCATTTTGTAAACCCAGTTTATCCAAAAGGGCATGAATCCGGTCTAAAATTCCTGGAATTGCTCGTTCTGATTCGGTAATTGCCAAACCGCAAGTGGGCAAAGCTGGGCAAGCCATTGCATACCGCACAAGAGGATCGATTTTTTCTGGTTCAAAAACAACACCGCAACGGTTGAGAATTTTTTGAATAGCTTGCTTCTTCTTCGGTTCAATGTCGTAGAAAATGACGTTGTGGTGGGGTGTTAGGCGGATGGGCAAGTTAAACTGCTCAACTATTTCCCGCAACGCGGTTTTGAGTTGGAAGTTTCCTTCATCCTTAATCCGACCGTTGTCTACGGAAATACCCAAGAACAACTTACCATCGCCTTGTTCATTCCAGCCGAGAAAGTCCTCATATTTGAACTCTGGCAATGGCTTAAAGGGTTCCAGTGGCTTGCCAAAGTATTTTTCGACCATTGACTGGAACTTCTCAACGCCCCAATCGTGGATGAGATATTTTAACCTGGCGTGACGGCGGTCAGTGCGATCGCCATAATCTCTTTGAGTCGCAACAATCGCCTTGACAATATCGTAAACGTCATCCTTGTCTACATAGCAAATTGGATCTGCGAGTCTGGCGAAGGTTTCTTCTTTATTATGCGTCCGTCCTAAACCGCCACCAGCAAAGACATCAAATCCTTCTAACTCTCCGTTGTCATTAGTTATGACCACCAACGTGAGGTCTTGGCTATACAAATCTATCGAGTTATCTCCTGGTACAGTCACGCAAACCTTAAACTTGCGTGGCATATAGTAAGTACCGTAGATGGGTTCTTCCTTGTCGTGGAAGATTGTGCCAGTGCCATTTTTTTCTCGCGCCGCCTTCACCTCTGGGTTTTCTTCGGCGCTGATTGCTTTTTCACCATCGAGCCAAATTTCGTAATAAGCACCTGTTTGGGGTGTCAGCAACTGAGCAATATTATCAGCGTATTCCCAGGCAAACTGATATTCAGGCTTATTTTTAAACGGCGCTGGAGGTGCCATGACATTGCGGTTCAGGTCGCCGCAAGCTCCCAGCGTCGAACCCATGCTATTAATGATGGCAGCCATTGATGCCTTAAGATTTTTCTTTAAAATCCCGTGCAACTGAAATCCTTGACGAGTCGTTGCTCTTAAAGTGTGATTGCCATATTCATCAGCTAGCTTATCTAAAGTTAGATACAGCTGCGGTGGAACCAACCCACCCGGATTTTTTGTCCGCAGCATGAACTGGTAATCTTTTTCCTGTCCCTTGATCCGATTGTCACGGTTATCTTGCTGGTAAGAACCATGGAACTTTAGTATTTGTATTGCATCTTCACTAAAGTGATTCGTGTCCTGGAGTATCTCAGTTGCCACAGGTTCACGCAAAGAATTGCTGCGTTCCTTGAGGGCTTCTACTTTGGAAGGCTTACGGCTTGTGGTCAGGGGAGGGGCAGATTTAACCATTGGAGTGGTACAGAGTTTTTTTTAAATAAACTATTACAATGTGCCGAAGCGTAACTTAGAAGCACCTTTCGGCTTATTTATTTCCGATAATCCGGTCGGAATTAAGAAGAATATTCTGATTTTAACATGGCAAAAAGCCGGGTTTTTCAGTGATGTAACACTTAGATAAACCCAGCAATATTATTTATACTATGGTTATGAGTTATGACTTACCATTTGACGTAAAACAGGCGAATGGTTCGTCCATAATTTCTCCACCCACGAGGGTATAGCTCTTGCGAGCATTGGAAGCTGTATGTTCAACCCGACATATGAACTACAGCTTTTACTTAAAGCGATAGCCTAGACCACCATTGATGCTGAGCGCAGAAGCAGGACTATTTTCGTAAGCATTAACGCCTAGGGTGGCATTACTGTAGATGAGGAAGTTTCTGCCAACTTCAGATTCTACACCAGCAACCACTGCCACTCCATCTTTGTTGCCACTGGGAGTTGGTTTGCCATTAGCTTCTACAAATTGATAACCAACACCTACGAAAGCATTAGTACCCCTAGCAATTCCCACGTCTGCGGAAACATGGGGGATAATTGCGCTCGTCTGATCGCTAAAGTTGACCTGACCGCGTGCAGACAAAGGTGTATTTCCTAATTTTAGACGACCTGAGACATTGCCACCAAATGTAGCTGCATCACCATTTTGTCCGCCATTGGTAACGCCAGCAGAAACACCAGCACCAACATAGCTAGCATCAGTACCCTTTCTTGTTGGTCGAGGAAGCGCAGAAGCTTCACCAGATGCGAGAAAAATAGGAGCAACGACCACAGAAGACAATGCAGAAATTGTCACAAAAGACTTAAGCAACCGTTTCATAAACTTTACCAAATTTTGTAGGTATTGCTTTTAAATCTAAGGTCGAAAAACTACCTAAAATGTTCCATAGAATTTCTAAAAATTTTCCTTTCTTAGTGCTATTGATGCAGAATATATTAAATTTATTTTTTGTATATAAAGAAGGGTTTTATGATTACATGATGATTTTTGTTGCTCCGGAAAATTAATATTTGAAGTAGACACTTGTTTGACTGTCACATTATTAATCAGTTTTGATTAAGGATTGCAGTACATACATTGCGACGGGTCTGCCTTTTCTAATCCATCTGGGAATAACTTTTCTTTGGAAAATTCGCATTTTTGACATTTATATATTGCTGCAATAGTTAACTGTGTGGGTGAGTTGCACCATGCACAGGGTAATCCCTTTATCGTTTGAACTAATTCAAAACCTGGGCAGGAACAGTTGGGACAAGCGTTATTTAGTTTTCTTACTAGGTCGTGGGTAGCTTTTGCAATATTTTTCATCCTCGTTGGGTTATATAGCGCACGCATATCCGTTTCTATATAGACCTTGCCATCTTTGGAACTGTTTAAAGCAAATTGAACTGCTTCAACAAGTTGTTCTGTGGTCTTAATACCTTTGATAATTTCATCTTTGCTTTTGGGTGAAGAACTCAGCATGACAACTAGGGCGTGTTCGGGAAAGCCAACTGCATCTGCAAAATTTTGTGCTTCTTCTAAACTTTCTACAACCCTATGGCTGAAGTTAGTTTCAGTGGAAATTTCTTGACCGATAATTTCTAGCCCATTCTTTTTATCTAATAAGAAGACAACTTCCCGGTTACATGGAATAAATGGGCTACTAGGGTGAGGACCAAATGTCCCTTCACTTGCCAATGCCAAAGTTTCACCTGTGGAAAGTAGTGCTTTTTCTGCTTTGCACCTTGCTGCTTCAATTTGGGTTCCTATCCGGTTGACTTCTCTAGTAAATGTACCGAAGCTGTCAGTATCAAAGTCTTGAGGGACTATAACTTTTATTCCTAACTCTTGTTCAAGAATTGGAGCGATGACCCTCTCCTTATGATGCATAGTCGCTAAGACTGCTACTCGATTGGTAAATAGAGGATGTTTGTTCATGGCTCTTTGCAAGAGACTTCTTGCAAAAATATGATTAAGGAATATTTAGAACCACAGATTAACATAGATAAGTTATCTGTGTGCATCTGGAGGATACTGGAATTTTAAGGAATCATCAACAATCTTAAATAGAGACTATCGAGAATTTTCTATAAAATAGAGTAAATTCAATTAGAGTACGTATTTAATTAAATTTTTACTTATAGTAACCATATAAGATTTATTTAAGTATTTTGGTTTAGGCGTTAACCAGTCCTGATTAAAAAGTGATAACTTTATCTACAAGAGTTAATTTTGGGCATTCAAAACGCTTCAGTTAATTTAATTGAGGCGGAAATAGGTTTCAGATAACAAATTAATAACGCATTGATAGAGCAATGAACACAACTGTTCTGTTGCCCTAATTTGGATTGCTGGAAACACTTGAAATTAAACGAAATAAGATTGTATGGCTGAATTTTCCAATCAATTTTCTCGGCGGAAATTTCTATTAACTGCTGGAGCTTCTGCGGTGGGGTCTGTATTCCTCAAGGGATGTTTAGGAAACCCCCCTGATACCACGAACACAATTCAAGTACAACAAGTTGCTGCTATCAATATCAATCCAGCAGATAGACCGGAAACAACTACGGTCAAGCTAGGGTACATTCCCATTGTTGAAGCTGCTCCCCTGATTATTGCGAAAGAAAAAGGCTTCTTTGCAAAGTACGGCATGACCAATGTTGATATATCCAAGCAAGCCAACTGGGGTTCAGCAAGAGACAACGTAGAAATTGGAGCTGCTGGAGGTGGGATTGATGGCGGTCAATGGCAGATGCCGATGCCTTATCTAATTTCTGAAGGACGCATTACTAAGGGTAATAGAAAAATACCCATGTATGTCTTGGCTCAATTGAATACTCAAGGTAATGGAATTGCGATCGCAAGTAAACACCAAGGCAAAGGTATCGGTGTACAAATTGCTGGCAAAGAAACGTTTTTTGCTCAACTCAAATCAGCAAATGCTGCGTTTAAAGCTGCCCAAACCTTCCCAGGAGTGAATCAGGATTTTTGGATTCGCTACTGGTTAGCTGCATCGGGTGTTGATCCAGACAATGATATTCAATTGCTGACAGTGCCAGCAGCTCAAACAGTTGCAAATATGAAGACAGGGTCGATGGATGCGTTTAGTACTGGCGACCCTTGGCCCTACCGGATTATCAAAGATAAGATTGGCTTCATGGCGGCACTAACAGCAGAAATCTGGAAAAATCATCCTGAAGAATACTTTGCCATGAGGGCAGATTGGGTTGACAAAAATCCTAAGGCGACCAGAGCAATTTTGAAAGGCATTATGGAAGCGCAGCAATGGTGCGATAACTTTGACAACAGAAAAGAACTTGCTCAAATCCTTGCAAGGCGAAATTACTTCAACGTGCCTGTAGCAATTCTGAACGACCCATTCATGGGCAAATACGACATGGGCGATGGTCGCACCATTGACGATAGAACGATGGCAGCTTTGTACTGGAAAGATGAAAAAGGTAGCGTCTCCTATCCCTACAAGAGCCATGACCTTTGGTTTTTAACAGAAAGTGTACGCTGGGGCTTCTTACCAGAGGATACCTTAGCAAATGCCAACAAGCTGATAGATAAAATCAACCGCGAGGATTTGTGGAGAGAAGCCGCTAAGGAAATGGGCGTTGCTGCTGCTGACATTCCTACAAGTACATCTCGTGGCGTTGAAGAATTTTTTGATGGCATCAAGTTTGACCCAAAAAATCCGAAGGCTTACTTGCAGAGCCTCAAGATTAAAAAAGTGAAAGTTTAGGCTCGATAACTCTGTTAGCTAATTATTT
The sequence above is a segment of the Mastigocladopsis repens PCC 10914 genome. Coding sequences within it:
- a CDS encoding toll/interleukin-1 receptor domain-containing protein, which encodes MKNTQLFDIFLAHNSKDKLEVRAIAQKLTQQGLKPWIDEEQIHPGDSIPTKVQDGLVQSRNFALFIGLQGFGKFPEIWELAAFIMFCSQNNNQRIIPVLLPGVKKLPEGQVFLASIRYLQFHQSINETEPLNELVQIIKKTTTSEEKSFKLSTLSNVSHDGVLTQVEDPHITQGSVTEKDKIVSDLIDKLFDALYSYKIELGIQKFKVIAHNSLFLNGEIEQRFIKNHFSPSFEVANRYKRPAQIISSKPGRTKVGLRANKEDGKEIIYLIARNDNLGGLPGEVRIFFPANNEPAKISGLSL
- a CDS encoding 16S rRNA (uracil(1498)-N(3))-methyltransferase codes for the protein MSQLQRIAIAPSQLQQEQILLTPQQQHYLGRVLRLRLRDRFIAMDGKGKWWLAQLQGEKAQVLEPLPVETELPVSITLMVALPKGNGFDDVVRCCTELGVAVIAPVVSDRTLLNPSPQKLERWLRIAQEAAEQSERAFVPTILEPVSFSTGLVTETATHRYICEARGSYPHLREAINQVSTTSEMIIAIGPEGGWTQKELDCAIDARFQPVSLGRRILRAVTAPIVALSIVAAELESVAFN
- a CDS encoding DUF6671 family protein, whose product is MNKHPLFTNRVAVLATMHHKERVIAPILEQELGIKVIVPQDFDTDSFGTFTREVNRIGTQIEAARCKAEKALLSTGETLALASEGTFGPHPSSPFIPCNREVVFLLDKKNGLEIIGQEISTETNFSHRVVESLEEAQNFADAVGFPEHALVVMLSSSPKSKDEIIKGIKTTEQLVEAVQFALNSSKDGKVYIETDMRALYNPTRMKNIAKATHDLVRKLNNACPNCSCPGFELVQTIKGLPCAWCNSPTQLTIAAIYKCQKCEFSKEKLFPDGLEKADPSQCMYCNP
- the sir gene encoding sulfite reductase, ferredoxin dependent, whose protein sequence is MVKSAPPLTTSRKPSKVEALKERSNSLREPVATEILQDTNHFSEDAIQILKFHGSYQQDNRDNRIKGQEKDYQFMLRTKNPGGLVPPQLYLTLDKLADEYGNHTLRATTRQGFQLHGILKKNLKASMAAIINSMGSTLGACGDLNRNVMAPPAPFKNKPEYQFAWEYADNIAQLLTPQTGAYYEIWLDGEKAISAEENPEVKAAREKNGTGTIFHDKEEPIYGTYYMPRKFKVCVTVPGDNSIDLYSQDLTLVVITNDNGELEGFDVFAGGGLGRTHNKEETFARLADPICYVDKDDVYDIVKAIVATQRDYGDRTDRRHARLKYLIHDWGVEKFQSMVEKYFGKPLEPFKPLPEFKYEDFLGWNEQGDGKLFLGISVDNGRIKDEGNFQLKTALREIVEQFNLPIRLTPHHNVIFYDIEPKKKQAIQKILNRCGVVFEPEKIDPLVRYAMACPALPTCGLAITESERAIPGILDRIHALLDKLGLQNEHFVVRMTGCPNGCARPYMAELGFVGSAPESYQVWLGGSPNQTRLALPYMERLHHNDIETQLEPIFAYFKEQRQPEEKFGDFCDRVGFDAIREFAAKYESQTVAPPEITDDADGLVETMADSTTAPVTEESERQEVAIAYGRASLNANTTTATSKTRRRITLQDEVYNKLKEISQRQGKPMTNLVNEALLDYLKNL
- a CDS encoding tetratricopeptide repeat protein is translated as MLEQVATALECKDYHTAAKLLKQLQKESPENPLVQFYIGRFHEVMGKHQEAEKVYRQLLRDTTNAKILTQARQGLQRLQEIEEQERQQAISQATADASNAELGVLVLEPVSNEHKTQAVKQFAQIMQIDPYSARLMLPSRGWRLYRSGAIGELKYYGEQLRNSNIPCFWTTLAEIKKIQVFQVKYFQQLTPKATLVCRNHANQVGSLSFDWSEVKGRVLGLLPIFEEVVDRDARGKLERKTQTQDYFHFCDLHLPERGCILRLYDNGYEFQQGIEIAHQASQNTMRINWNNLLSWLDQQLPEAKIWSDFTPFAQTALDQTEILGHIQSHIHLFRREQTNWDPVFHLYSGLAFVKNVTLSQASSNEQ
- a CDS encoding type II toxin-antitoxin system RelE family toxin, translated to MKLIIVISKSVQKQIDDLPNDVRERVVEKIQNLADEPRPDGVIKLKGSDNEYRIRVGDYRVRYEIDDESQLVQLLQCKHRKDVYKK
- a CDS encoding CmpA/NrtA family ABC transporter substrate-binding protein, which gives rise to MAEFSNQFSRRKFLLTAGASAVGSVFLKGCLGNPPDTTNTIQVQQVAAININPADRPETTTVKLGYIPIVEAAPLIIAKEKGFFAKYGMTNVDISKQANWGSARDNVEIGAAGGGIDGGQWQMPMPYLISEGRITKGNRKIPMYVLAQLNTQGNGIAIASKHQGKGIGVQIAGKETFFAQLKSANAAFKAAQTFPGVNQDFWIRYWLAASGVDPDNDIQLLTVPAAQTVANMKTGSMDAFSTGDPWPYRIIKDKIGFMAALTAEIWKNHPEEYFAMRADWVDKNPKATRAILKGIMEAQQWCDNFDNRKELAQILARRNYFNVPVAILNDPFMGKYDMGDGRTIDDRTMAALYWKDEKGSVSYPYKSHDLWFLTESVRWGFLPEDTLANANKLIDKINREDLWREAAKEMGVAAADIPTSTSRGVEEFFDGIKFDPKNPKAYLQSLKIKKVKV